In a genomic window of Ptiloglossa arizonensis isolate GNS036 chromosome 12, iyPtiAriz1_principal, whole genome shotgun sequence:
- the Sing gene encoding MARVEL domain-containing protein sing isoform X2, with amino-acid sequence MNLLIAGEPRFDNGYCYRETRSKTVCENPCKRTQRRKSLEIVGSRNRLVNRSLKDGGCGARGHVMGRTGAGPMIRMSSSGTHAAGGVACCFCRCCTCIHVEFLKTMPGMLKLCEAVISGLIQSLLINYGLRYSTTIGSAFEGSLTTSSACFLTSAVLLACYIVSEKSYKLIRSSLFEMMFNALASFLYLSSASYLAFSTKVFLLPEYYVRPGFDVYPAMTAAYMMSGFVGILHGVDAYISYVHYRTGR; translated from the exons ATGAACTTATTAATTGCGGGAGAGCCACGGTTTGATAACGGATACTGCTACCGCGAGACACGTTCGAAAACGGTTTGCGAAAACCCGTGTAAACGAACCCAACGACGTAAAAGCTTGGAAATCGTGGGATCGAGGAACCGGCTGGTAAATAGATCGTTGAAGGACGGAGGTTGCGGAGCGAGGGGTCACGTTATGGGTAGAACCGGGGCTGGTCCGATGATCAGGATGTCGTCCAGCGGCACACACGCTGCCGGTGGTGTCGCGTGTTGCTTTTGCAGATGTTGCACGTGCATACACGTGGAATTCCTCAAGACCATGCCCGGAATGCTGAAACTCTGCGAAGCG GTGATCAGTGGCTTGATACAGAGTCTGCTAATTAACTACGGTTTGAGATACAGCACAACGATCGGCTCTGCTTTCGAAGGGTCTTTGACCACGTCTTCCGCTTGTTTCTTGACGTCGGCGGTGTTGCTCGCCTGTTACATCGTCTCCGAAAAATCTTACAAATTGATCAGATCGTCCCTCTTT GAAATGATGTTCAACGCTTTGGCCTCGTTCTTGTACTTGAGCTCGGCTTCGTATTTGGCGTTCTCCACGAAGGTGTTCCTTTTACCTGAGTATTACGTAAGGCCAGGATTCGACGTGTATCCCGCGATGACAGCCGCCTAT ATGATGAGCGGTTTCGTTGGGATATTGCACGGGGTCGATGCGTACATTTCCTACGTGCATTACAGAACCGGAAGATGA
- the Sing gene encoding MARVEL domain-containing protein sing isoform X1 yields MNLLIAGEPRFDNGYCYRETRSKTVCENPCKRTQRRKSLEIVGSRNRLVNRSLKDGGCGARGHVMGRTGAGPMIRMSSSGTHAAGGVACCFCRCCTCIHVEFLKTMPGMLKLCEAVISGLIQSLLINYGLRYSTTIGSAFEGSLTTSSACFLTSAVLLACYIVSEKSYKLIRSSLFVRRAVHRLISMRAHDPFVYVFAKQFQEMMFNALASFLYLSSASYLAFSTKVFLLPEYYVRPGFDVYPAMTAAYMMSGFVGILHGVDAYISYVHYRTGR; encoded by the exons ATGAACTTATTAATTGCGGGAGAGCCACGGTTTGATAACGGATACTGCTACCGCGAGACACGTTCGAAAACGGTTTGCGAAAACCCGTGTAAACGAACCCAACGACGTAAAAGCTTGGAAATCGTGGGATCGAGGAACCGGCTGGTAAATAGATCGTTGAAGGACGGAGGTTGCGGAGCGAGGGGTCACGTTATGGGTAGAACCGGGGCTGGTCCGATGATCAGGATGTCGTCCAGCGGCACACACGCTGCCGGTGGTGTCGCGTGTTGCTTTTGCAGATGTTGCACGTGCATACACGTGGAATTCCTCAAGACCATGCCCGGAATGCTGAAACTCTGCGAAGCG GTGATCAGTGGCTTGATACAGAGTCTGCTAATTAACTACGGTTTGAGATACAGCACAACGATCGGCTCTGCTTTCGAAGGGTCTTTGACCACGTCTTCCGCTTGTTTCTTGACGTCGGCGGTGTTGCTCGCCTGTTACATCGTCTCCGAAAAATCTTACAAATTGATCAGATCGTCCCTCTTTGTACGTAGAGCTGTGCACCGTTTAATCTCGATGCGCGCACACGATCCTTTTGTATACGTCTTTGCGAAACAATTCCAGGAAATGATGTTCAACGCTTTGGCCTCGTTCTTGTACTTGAGCTCGGCTTCGTATTTGGCGTTCTCCACGAAGGTGTTCCTTTTACCTGAGTATTACGTAAGGCCAGGATTCGACGTGTATCCCGCGATGACAGCCGCCTAT ATGATGAGCGGTTTCGTTGGGATATTGCACGGGGTCGATGCGTACATTTCCTACGTGCATTACAGAACCGGAAGATGA